The following proteins are encoded in a genomic region of Roseinatronobacter sp. S2:
- a CDS encoding amino acid ABC transporter permease — protein MSDTHAQTVAYVRDSMLPEKPPPIAEKGAIKWLRENLFSGWLNTALTVLSLLAVWYALMAIGPWLLNTVWNVQSLRECREVLDGASGACFAVIKDRWHQLLFGFYPPQHYWRPVLTLVLMFVALAPVLFSQVPRKMLGFSALYPFIAYHLLWGGSIWLPVSVILGFVLGYVAYRLLARFAPLIAIAGAILVPVIWWIMFAAGFTSAMTSVAPIGLDFIRSDRFGGFLISLVIGVSGISLSLPIGVLLALGRQSDMVFVKSVCVMVIEFIRGVPLITLLFTASLLLNYFLPPGTAFDLILRVIIMVTLFASAYMAEVIRGGLAALPKGQYEAADALGLDYWKAQRLIIMPQALKISIPGIVNTFIGLFKDTTLVVFIGLLDPIGLSNAIRADTDWNGIYWELFIFIGALFFIFCFGMSRYSMYLERKLKTDHK, from the coding sequence ATGAGCGATACCCACGCACAGACCGTCGCCTATGTTCGTGACAGCATGCTGCCCGAAAAACCGCCGCCCATTGCGGAAAAGGGCGCGATAAAATGGCTGCGCGAGAACCTGTTCTCGGGTTGGTTGAACACGGCACTTACAGTGTTGTCGCTGCTTGCCGTCTGGTATGCGCTTATGGCGATAGGGCCGTGGCTGTTGAACACCGTGTGGAATGTGCAATCCTTGCGGGAATGCCGCGAAGTGCTGGATGGCGCAAGCGGGGCGTGTTTTGCGGTTATCAAGGACCGGTGGCACCAGTTGCTGTTCGGGTTCTATCCGCCGCAGCATTACTGGCGCCCGGTTCTGACGCTGGTGCTGATGTTCGTGGCGCTGGCACCGGTGCTGTTCAGTCAGGTGCCGCGCAAGATGCTGGGTTTTTCGGCGCTGTATCCGTTTATTGCCTATCACCTGCTTTGGGGCGGGTCGATCTGGTTGCCGGTCTCAGTTATCCTTGGGTTCGTGCTGGGCTATGTGGCCTATCGCCTGTTGGCCAGATTCGCACCACTGATCGCAATCGCGGGGGCAATCCTAGTGCCGGTGATCTGGTGGATCATGTTTGCGGCGGGGTTCACATCCGCCATGACATCGGTGGCACCGATCGGGCTGGACTTCATCCGCTCTGACAGGTTCGGGGGCTTTCTGATCTCCCTTGTTATCGGTGTTTCGGGGATTTCGCTGTCGCTGCCTATCGGCGTCCTGCTGGCGTTGGGGCGGCAATCGGACATGGTGTTTGTGAAATCCGTCTGTGTGATGGTGATCGAATTCATCCGTGGTGTGCCGCTGATTACGCTTTTGTTCACGGCGTCCTTGCTGCTGAACTACTTTCTGCCGCCGGGCACAGCGTTTGATCTGATCCTGCGCGTGATCATCATGGTAACGCTGTTTGCATCTGCCTATATGGCCGAGGTTATCCGCGGCGGGCTTGCCGCACTGCCAAAGGGCCAGTACGAGGCTGCGGATGCGCTGGGTCTGGATTACTGGAAGGCACAGCGGCTGATCATCATGCCGCAGGCGCTGAAAATTTCCATCCCCGGCATCGTGAATACGTTTATCGGCCTGTTCAAGGACACCACGCTGGTTGTCTTTATCGGCCTGCTGGACCCGATTGGCCTGTCAAATGCCATCCGCGCCGATACTGATTGGAACGGCATTTACTGGGAGCTGTTCATCTTTATCGGGGCATTGTTCTTCATCTTCTGTTTCGGCATGTCGCGCTATTCCATGTATCTGGAGCGCAAGCTGAAAACGGACCACAAGTAA
- a CDS encoding amino acid ABC transporter ATP-binding protein, which produces MTEPTIELPVDREIDTSKMKVSDAVAIQITGMNKWFGTFHVLRDINMTVNSGERIVVCGPSGSGKSTLIRCINRLEEHQSGQIIVDGTELTGDLKNIDKVRSEVGMVFQHFNLFPHLTILENCTLAPIWVRKVPKKEAEEIAMHFLEKVKIPEQALKYPGQLSGGQQQRVAIARSLCMKPRIMLFDEPTSALDPEMIKEVLDTMIALAEEGMTMLCVTHEMGFAQAVANRVIFMDQGQIVEQNEPREFFNNPKSERTKLFLSQILGH; this is translated from the coding sequence ATGACCGAACCGACGATTGAACTTCCCGTAGATCGCGAAATCGACACCAGCAAGATGAAGGTCAGCGACGCTGTCGCGATCCAGATCACCGGAATGAACAAGTGGTTTGGCACGTTTCATGTGCTGCGCGACATCAACATGACGGTCAATAGCGGCGAACGCATTGTCGTGTGTGGCCCGTCAGGGTCGGGCAAATCCACGCTGATACGCTGTATCAACCGTCTGGAAGAACACCAGTCAGGGCAGATCATCGTTGATGGCACCGAACTGACGGGGGATCTGAAGAATATCGACAAGGTTCGGTCCGAAGTCGGCATGGTGTTTCAGCATTTCAACCTGTTCCCGCACCTGACCATTCTGGAAAACTGCACGCTGGCCCCCATCTGGGTGCGCAAGGTTCCCAAAAAGGAAGCCGAAGAAATCGCGATGCATTTTCTGGAAAAGGTGAAAATTCCCGAACAAGCGCTGAAATACCCCGGCCAGTTGTCGGGCGGCCAGCAGCAGCGCGTGGCAATCGCGCGGTCCCTGTGCATGAAGCCGCGCATCATGCTGTTTGACGAACCCACTTCGGCGCTGGACCCTGAAATGATCAAGGAAGTGCTGGATACCATGATCGCGCTGGCCGAAGAAGGCATGACCATGCTGTGCGTCACGCATGAAATGGGCTTTGCGCAGGCGGTGGCAAACCGCGTGATCTTCATGGATCAGGGGCAGATTGTGGAACAGAACGAACCACGGGAGTTCTTTAACAACCCGAAATCAGAACGGACCAAACTGTTCCTAAGCCAGATTCTGGGGCATTGA
- a CDS encoding amino acid ABC transporter substrate-binding protein, with protein sequence MKKSVFLGAFAATSLVAGLAQAQSTLETVQTRGELNCGVSTGLAGFSAPDGNGVWQGFDVAVCRAVAAAVLEDPMAVNFVPTTGQTRFSALASGEVDVLARNTTWTFSRDVDLNFTFVGTNYYDGQGFMVTRDLGVGSALELDGATVCIQTGTTTELNLADYFRVNGMAYEPVPIETNAEAQQQYLAGACDVYTTDVSGLAATRASFASPSDHVILPEVISKEPLGPAVRHGDDQWADIVQWTLFALIAAEELGVTSANIDEMKAGTDNPEINRMLGSEGDLGAMFGLDSEWAVRAIAAGGNYGEIFSATIGEQTPIGLARGLNAQWTQGGLLYAPPFR encoded by the coding sequence ATGAAGAAATCCGTATTTCTCGGCGCTTTTGCCGCGACATCACTCGTTGCAGGGCTAGCTCAGGCCCAGTCGACACTTGAAACAGTGCAAACCCGAGGAGAGCTGAACTGCGGCGTCTCCACCGGCCTTGCAGGGTTTTCTGCCCCCGATGGGAACGGCGTTTGGCAAGGCTTTGACGTTGCGGTGTGCCGCGCCGTTGCGGCTGCCGTTCTGGAAGACCCGATGGCGGTCAACTTTGTTCCGACAACCGGACAAACGCGCTTTTCGGCACTGGCATCTGGCGAAGTGGATGTTCTGGCACGCAACACCACCTGGACCTTCTCGCGCGATGTTGACCTGAACTTCACCTTTGTCGGGACCAACTATTATGATGGTCAGGGCTTCATGGTCACGCGTGATCTGGGTGTCGGCTCGGCGCTGGAACTGGACGGGGCGACTGTCTGTATCCAGACGGGCACCACGACCGAACTGAACCTTGCTGATTATTTCCGTGTCAACGGCATGGCCTATGAGCCGGTTCCAATTGAAACCAATGCCGAAGCGCAGCAGCAATACCTTGCCGGTGCGTGTGACGTGTACACCACCGATGTGTCCGGTCTGGCCGCAACGCGGGCATCTTTCGCCAGCCCGTCCGACCATGTGATCTTGCCGGAAGTCATTTCCAAAGAGCCACTTGGGCCAGCAGTGCGCCACGGTGATGACCAGTGGGCGGATATCGTTCAATGGACATTGTTTGCATTGATTGCGGCTGAAGAACTGGGTGTCACATCTGCCAATATCGATGAGATGAAGGCAGGCACCGACAACCCGGAAATCAACCGCATGCTTGGCAGCGAAGGTGATCTGGGCGCAATGTTCGGGCTGGACAGCGAATGGGCTGTTCGTGCAATCGCCGCCGGTGGCAACTATGGCGAGATCTTCTCGGCCACGATTGGCGAGCAGACGCCGATTGGCCTTGCGCGTGGTCTGAACGCACAATGGACACAGGGCGGCCTGCTATACGCGCCACCTTTCCGTTAA
- a CDS encoding cold-shock protein encodes MANGTVKWFNATKGYGFIQPEGGAKDIFVHISAVERAGLRGLEDGQKVTFDLEKSRDGRESASNLALA; translated from the coding sequence ATGGCCAACGGCACAGTGAAATGGTTCAACGCCACCAAAGGTTACGGTTTCATCCAGCCCGAAGGCGGAGCAAAAGACATTTTTGTTCATATTTCGGCTGTTGAGCGCGCAGGTCTGCGCGGTCTGGAAGATGGTCAGAAAGTGACCTTCGATCTGGAAAAAAGCCGTGACGGTCGTGAATCGGCCTCCAATCTGGCGCTGGCATAA
- a CDS encoding HAD family hydrolase translates to MQTKLKRSETATNCDMVLATDLDGTFLGGTATTRKTLYDWLRAQAPRTRLIFVTGRDPDFISDLCASGEIPAPEYVIGDVGTTIARFTDGRVQPLVELEAPIADLWRGHGETVRERLHGISGLKLQTAPFRYRLSYEYGAGFDPDSLGVLQGLNVDILISHGCFVDILPKGISKGPSLLRLIAHLGLPADRVLVAGDTLNDLSMFQTGLHGAVVGGAEADLLAATRTLSRARHCAQPGAGGIIEAISAFALHPNPPKVTL, encoded by the coding sequence ATGCAAACCAAACTGAAACGCAGTGAAACTGCAACGAATTGTGATATGGTGCTTGCCACCGATCTTGATGGAACATTTCTGGGTGGCACGGCCACAACACGCAAAACCCTGTATGACTGGCTGCGCGCCCAAGCCCCCCGGACACGCCTTATTTTCGTGACAGGCCGTGATCCTGATTTTATCAGCGATCTGTGTGCCAGCGGCGAAATTCCGGCACCCGAATATGTGATTGGCGATGTCGGCACGACTATTGCGCGGTTCACGGACGGGCGTGTGCAGCCCCTTGTCGAACTTGAAGCCCCGATTGCGGATCTGTGGCGCGGGCATGGCGAAACCGTGCGCGAACGGCTGCATGGTATCTCTGGGTTGAAGCTACAGACCGCGCCTTTCCGCTACCGGCTGTCCTATGAATATGGTGCAGGGTTTGACCCTGATAGCCTTGGTGTCTTGCAAGGGCTGAATGTGGATATCCTTATATCGCACGGGTGTTTCGTCGATATTCTGCCCAAAGGTATCAGCAAAGGGCCATCCCTGCTGCGGCTGATCGCGCATCTGGGCCTGCCTGCGGACCGTGTACTGGTCGCGGGTGACACGCTGAACGATCTGTCCATGTTTCAGACGGGCCTGCATGGTGCAGTCGTCGGCGGTGCCGAGGCGGACCTGCTGGCGGCCACGCGCACGCTGTCCCGCGCGCGTCACTGTGCCCAACCGGGCGCCGGCGGCATAATAGAGGCGATCAGCGCATTCGCCCTGCATCCTAACCCCCCGAAGGTGACCCTATGA
- a CDS encoding type I glyceraldehyde-3-phosphate dehydrogenase → MVTVAINGFGRIGRTVLRAWLQGGWPDVRIVAINDIASAEDCAYLFEYDSVFGPFRGSVELRDGQMIAAGHSLRLTHAADLSQVDLSDVDLVMECTGHANTTDIACRGIRAGARRVLISGPSDAAQVTVVLGANEDALRPEHDLISNASCTTNALAPLAKLLDDCWGIETGFMTTIHCYTGSQPTTDAPRGDPARSRAAALSMVPTTTSAQHLVEHVLPQLTGRLLGAAVRVPTASVSAVDLSVMLSRPATLEQVNDALRDAGGVVGWTDRPLVSSDLRARPESIVMALPETRMTQNGMLRVFGWYDNEWGFSCRMLDMATRIL, encoded by the coding sequence ATGGTCACGGTGGCGATAAACGGGTTCGGGCGTATCGGGCGCACAGTGCTGCGCGCCTGGTTGCAGGGCGGGTGGCCCGATGTCCGTATCGTGGCGATAAACGACATCGCGAGCGCCGAAGATTGCGCCTATCTGTTTGAATACGATTCGGTTTTTGGCCCGTTTCGGGGCAGCGTTGAACTGCGCGATGGCCAGATGATCGCCGCCGGACATTCGCTGCGCCTGACACATGCGGCAGATTTGTCGCAGGTCGATCTGTCTGATGTTGATCTTGTCATGGAATGCACCGGTCACGCAAATACCACCGATATTGCCTGCCGGGGCATTCGTGCAGGCGCGCGCCGTGTCCTGATATCCGGCCCGTCGGATGCAGCGCAGGTGACTGTGGTTCTTGGGGCGAATGAAGATGCCCTCAGGCCGGAACATGACCTGATATCCAACGCGTCCTGCACCACCAATGCGCTGGCACCGCTTGCAAAGCTGCTGGATGATTGCTGGGGCATTGAGACAGGATTCATGACCACAATCCACTGCTACACAGGCAGCCAGCCCACCACCGATGCCCCGCGCGGTGATCCGGCGCGGTCACGCGCGGCAGCACTATCCATGGTGCCAACAACCACTAGCGCGCAACATCTGGTCGAACATGTGTTGCCGCAGTTGACGGGCCGTTTGCTGGGGGCTGCGGTGCGTGTGCCGACAGCGTCTGTCTCGGCGGTGGACCTGTCGGTCATGTTGTCGCGCCCTGCGACATTGGAGCAGGTGAATGATGCCTTGCGCGATGCGGGCGGGGTGGTTGGCTGGACCGATCGTCCGCTTGTGTCCAGCGATCTGCGCGCCCGGCCTGAGAGCATTGTCATGGCGTTGCCCGAAACCCGCATGACACAAAACGGCATGCTGCGTGTCTTTGGATGGTATGACAATGAATGGGGTTTTTCATGCAGGATGCTGGATATGGCGACGCGGATTTTATGA
- a CDS encoding amino acid ABC transporter permease, translating to MSTSDDLRIKTTAPKPAFRLSMLLYDQRYRSITIQVFFLFMLMLGAAWLIDNTVNNLRALGRDFSFAFLNAPAGYDINQRPIEYNSQMTHGRAALVGFLNTMILAVLACMLATVLGVIAGVLRLSNNWIVGRLMTVYIEVFRNIPTLLWILIFGAIMTEAMPAPSAFRGDDPAASMLFNDAVAVTNRGVYVPSIMFLRDLGDLRLGPVAPSLNWLLVFLVLIVGVYANKRLIEHATAVQNATGVRPKTWWKSILILLGPVVVIFIALGAYLEYPELRGFNFAGGTHLRNSLIAMWLGLGIYTGAFVAENVRAGILAISKGQTEAAFALGMQPGKTMRLVILPQALRVIIPPLISQYLNITKNTSLGLAVGYMDLRSTLGGITINQTGRELEGMLLMMLIYLAISLTISGAMNVYNSRVKLKER from the coding sequence ATGTCCACCTCTGATGATCTGCGCATCAAGACGACAGCGCCGAAACCGGCCTTTCGGTTGAGCATGCTGCTTTATGATCAGCGCTACCGTTCAATTACAATTCAGGTTTTTTTCCTGTTCATGCTGATGCTTGGCGCAGCATGGCTGATTGACAATACGGTCAATAACCTGCGTGCCCTGGGCCGCGATTTCAGCTTTGCCTTTCTGAATGCACCTGCCGGATATGATATCAACCAGCGCCCGATAGAATATAACAGCCAGATGACGCATGGCCGTGCGGCATTGGTGGGTTTTCTGAACACGATGATTCTGGCCGTGCTTGCCTGTATGCTGGCAACGGTTCTTGGGGTCATTGCCGGTGTGCTGCGGCTGTCCAATAACTGGATCGTCGGCCGGTTGATGACGGTCTATATTGAAGTGTTCCGCAATATCCCGACATTGCTGTGGATTTTGATTTTTGGCGCCATCATGACCGAGGCCATGCCAGCGCCAAGCGCGTTTCGCGGGGATGACCCTGCTGCAAGCATGCTGTTTAATGATGCTGTCGCGGTCACAAACCGCGGTGTCTATGTGCCGTCCATTATGTTCCTGCGTGATCTGGGTGATTTACGTCTTGGGCCGGTTGCGCCGTCGTTGAACTGGCTGCTGGTCTTCCTTGTCCTTATTGTTGGCGTTTATGCGAATAAACGGCTGATTGAACATGCCACAGCGGTACAAAATGCGACCGGCGTGCGCCCGAAGACATGGTGGAAAAGCATCCTTATCCTGCTTGGCCCGGTGGTTGTTATTTTCATCGCCCTTGGCGCATATCTGGAGTATCCCGAACTTCGCGGCTTCAACTTCGCGGGGGGCACGCATCTGCGCAATTCCCTGATTGCGATGTGGCTGGGACTTGGAATTTACACTGGTGCATTCGTGGCCGAGAATGTGCGCGCAGGCATTCTGGCGATTTCCAAGGGGCAGACCGAAGCCGCCTTTGCCCTTGGCATGCAACCGGGCAAGACGATGCGGCTTGTCATTCTGCCACAGGCGCTGCGTGTGATCATTCCGCCGCTGATTTCGCAATATCTGAACATCACCAAAAACACATCTCTGGGTCTGGCGGTGGGGTATATGGACCTGCGCTCGACGCTGGGGGGGATCACGATCAACCAGACCGGACGCGAACTGGAAGGTATGCTTTTGATGATGCTGATATATCTGGCAATCAGCCTGACCATATCAGGGGCAATGAATGTCTATAATTCCCGCGTCAAACTGAAGGAGCGGTAG
- the hemP gene encoding hemin uptake protein HemP — translation MNAITRFEPQQTQTPPVHDVYSLTRGGTLAQILLDGKTYQLRITRAGKLILTK, via the coding sequence ATGAATGCGATAACCCGATTCGAACCGCAACAAACCCAGACGCCCCCTGTCCATGATGTCTATTCCCTGACACGCGGCGGCACGCTGGCGCAGATCCTTCTGGACGGCAAGACCTATCAGCTGCGGATTACACGCGCTGGAAAACTTATCCTGACCAAATAG
- the recG gene encoding ATP-dependent DNA helicase RecG, producing MAARPEILFPLFAGLDVLDGIGPKSARNFAALHVETPRDLIFHLPHALVDRSRRASIQGLEFPATATVEVTVLTHQPPTGRGRPHRVNVRDDALEFQLVFFHARGEYLQKLLPTGQKRLVSGKLELFDGMAQMVHPDHILHPDDATNLPAAEPVYALCAGVSQKLMIKAVAGALARAPRLAEWIDPALMAREGWPDWHSAVLAAHAPDTVADVLPGAPARARLAYDEFFAHQMTLALARLRQRRKPGRASNGDGRLRESVLSALEYSPTNAQRRAVAEIAADMAAPARMNRLLQGDVGAGKTLVALMALLIAVEAGGQGVMMAPTEILARQHLESLRPLADMAGVHLALLTGRDKASDRAQKLAALADGRIQILVGTHAVFQKGVEFADLRLAVVDEQHRFGVAQRAALAAKGVGADVLVMTATPIPRSLALAQYGDMDVSVLDEKPPGRKPVQTALVSTARMDEVVAHLRQAMDEGRQAYWVCPLVEESELVNLTAAQSRFEHLRAALGEGVVGLVHGQLPPNEKDAAMSDFVAGRTKLLVATTVIEVGVNVPNASIMVIERAESFGLAQLHQLRGRVGRGSAASTCLLMYEAPLGETAARRLKLLRDTEDGFRIAEEDMAIRGAGDLIGTAQSGLPRFRVADLERQAALMAVAQTDVRKLLSDDPDLRSPRGLAARTALWLMEQDKAIKYLSVG from the coding sequence ATGGCGGCGCGCCCTGAAATTCTGTTCCCGTTATTTGCAGGGCTGGATGTGCTGGACGGTATTGGCCCGAAATCCGCGCGGAATTTCGCGGCCTTGCATGTGGAAACGCCGCGCGATCTGATATTCCACCTGCCGCATGCGCTTGTGGACCGCTCGCGGCGCGCGTCCATTCAGGGCTTGGAATTTCCCGCCACCGCCACGGTTGAAGTGACGGTCCTGACCCATCAGCCGCCAACGGGGCGCGGCAGGCCGCATCGGGTGAATGTGCGCGATGATGCGCTGGAATTTCAGCTGGTTTTCTTCCATGCGCGCGGCGAATACCTGCAAAAGCTGTTGCCAACCGGGCAAAAGCGGCTGGTATCGGGCAAGTTGGAGCTGTTCGATGGCATGGCACAGATGGTGCACCCGGATCATATTCTGCACCCGGATGATGCGACAAACCTGCCTGCGGCTGAACCGGTTTATGCCTTATGTGCCGGCGTCAGCCAAAAGCTGATGATCAAGGCGGTTGCGGGCGCTTTGGCGCGCGCCCCGCGTCTGGCAGAATGGATTGATCCCGCACTGATGGCGCGCGAAGGCTGGCCGGACTGGCACAGTGCAGTTCTGGCAGCGCATGCGCCCGACACTGTGGCTGATGTGCTGCCGGGCGCACCGGCGCGGGCACGTCTGGCCTATGACGAATTTTTTGCCCACCAGATGACACTGGCGCTGGCGCGGCTGCGTCAGCGGCGCAAGCCCGGCCGTGCCAGCAATGGCGATGGCCGGTTGCGAGAAAGCGTTTTGTCTGCGCTGGAGTATAGCCCCACCAATGCGCAGCGTCGCGCCGTGGCCGAAATCGCGGCAGATATGGCCGCGCCCGCGCGCATGAACCGCCTGTTGCAGGGCGATGTTGGTGCGGGCAAGACGCTTGTTGCCCTGATGGCGCTGCTGATCGCGGTCGAGGCGGGCGGGCAGGGCGTGATGATGGCGCCCACCGAAATTCTGGCACGCCAGCATCTGGAAAGCCTGCGACCCCTTGCGGATATGGCGGGGGTGCATCTTGCGCTGCTGACTGGGCGCGACAAGGCGTCTGATCGCGCGCAAAAGCTGGCTGCGCTGGCCGATGGCCGTATCCAGATTCTGGTTGGCACACATGCAGTGTTTCAAAAAGGGGTCGAGTTTGCGGATCTGCGCCTTGCCGTCGTTGATGAACAGCACCGCTTCGGCGTGGCCCAGCGTGCGGCCCTTGCGGCCAAAGGTGTGGGTGCGGATGTGCTGGTCATGACGGCCACACCGATTCCACGTTCACTGGCGCTGGCGCAATATGGCGATATGGATGTGTCTGTGCTGGATGAAAAGCCGCCCGGTCGCAAACCTGTCCAGACCGCGCTGGTGTCGACGGCGCGCATGGATGAAGTGGTGGCACATCTGCGGCAGGCCATGGATGAAGGGCGGCAGGCCTATTGGGTTTGCCCGCTGGTCGAGGAATCTGAGCTGGTAAACCTGACTGCGGCGCAGTCGCGGTTCGAACATTTGCGTGCCGCATTGGGCGAGGGGGTGGTCGGGTTGGTCCATGGCCAGCTTCCCCCGAATGAAAAAGACGCCGCAATGTCGGATTTCGTCGCGGGGCGCACCAAACTTCTTGTGGCCACGACCGTAATCGAGGTGGGGGTGAATGTGCCCAACGCCTCTATCATGGTGATAGAACGCGCCGAGAGCTTTGGACTGGCGCAGTTGCACCAGCTGCGCGGGCGTGTCGGGCGCGGGAGTGCGGCATCCACCTGTTTGCTGATGTACGAGGCCCCTTTGGGGGAAACAGCCGCGCGCCGCCTGAAATTGTTGCGCGATACCGAGGACGGATTTCGAATCGCCGAAGAGGACATGGCCATTCGCGGGGCCGGTGACCTGATTGGAACCGCGCAGTCCGGGCTGCCACGGTTTCGCGTCGCAGATCTGGAACGGCAGGCCGCATTGATGGCCGTGGCCCAAACCGATGTGCGGAAATTGCTGTCGGATGATCCCGATTTGCGCAGCCCGCGCGGGCTGGCCGCGCGAACAGCGCTTTGGCTGATGGAGCAGGACAAGGCGATAAAATACCTTTCTGTTGGTTGA
- the ggpS gene encoding glucosylglycerol-phosphate synthase: protein MKSDLVIVYHRQPYEEVIEGGKTRYRENSSPNGIVPTLKGFFGTAKRGAWVAWKECEDTSDPGFDPVIEISDSFGTYTVSRLPLTKEQVSSFYHVTSKEAFWPILHGFKERYNYDPVDWPTFRSVNWAFAEAAAEQATDDAVIWIHDYNLWLVPGYLRQLKPDATICFFHHTPFPGPDMFNVLPWRGEIIDSLLACDSVGFHIPRYAQNFAAVVRSLKAARLTDEAETPPRMLATGGALNDRLTPLELDVAGERTRIHTNPVGVNFDHIQTLAAKPEVQDRVAEIRAELGDCKLVLSVSRTDYTKGNIEQLEAFDRLLQRRRDLHGKVRLMLVSVGANLNMTAYAEIQEQTESLSGRINGTYGSFDWQPVSLISRAIPLEQLVAYYAAADVASITPLADGLNLVASEFCAARDDRPFASLVLSEFAGCAVLLEGAVPVNPFSAGSMDSGLEQALAMTREEATARMQALRTSAKAWDIGAWTQREIAHFQSLRLARSKAAPVLNAPSAA from the coding sequence ATGAAATCCGATCTTGTCATTGTCTATCATCGTCAACCCTATGAGGAAGTGATTGAGGGGGGGAAGACCCGCTACCGTGAAAATTCCAGCCCGAATGGCATTGTCCCCACGCTGAAAGGGTTTTTTGGCACCGCGAAACGGGGGGCATGGGTCGCATGGAAGGAATGCGAAGATACATCCGACCCCGGTTTTGATCCGGTGATCGAAATATCGGACAGTTTTGGCACCTATACCGTCAGCCGTCTGCCCCTGACCAAGGAACAGGTCAGCAGCTTTTATCATGTCACATCGAAAGAGGCATTCTGGCCCATTCTGCACGGTTTCAAGGAACGGTATAACTATGACCCCGTAGACTGGCCGACATTCCGGTCGGTCAACTGGGCCTTTGCCGAGGCGGCGGCGGAACAAGCCACCGATGACGCGGTGATCTGGATTCACGACTACAATCTGTGGCTGGTGCCGGGGTATTTGCGCCAGTTAAAGCCCGATGCCACAATCTGCTTTTTCCACCACACGCCGTTTCCGGGGCCGGATATGTTCAATGTTCTGCCATGGCGGGGTGAAATCATCGACAGTTTGCTTGCCTGCGATTCGGTGGGTTTTCACATTCCGCGCTATGCCCAGAACTTTGCGGCAGTGGTGCGAAGCCTGAAAGCGGCGCGCCTGACGGACGAGGCTGAAACACCGCCGCGCATGTTGGCGACAGGTGGTGCGTTGAATGACCGGCTGACACCGCTGGAACTGGATGTGGCGGGCGAGCGCACGCGCATCCACACCAACCCAGTGGGGGTGAATTTCGACCATATCCAGACCCTTGCCGCAAAGCCGGAAGTGCAGGACCGTGTTGCGGAAATTCGGGCGGAACTGGGCGATTGCAAACTTGTTCTGTCGGTGTCGCGCACGGATTACACCAAAGGCAATATCGAGCAGCTAGAAGCTTTTGACCGCCTGTTGCAGCGCCGGCGCGACCTGCATGGCAAGGTGCGCCTGATGCTGGTGTCGGTGGGTGCGAACCTGAATATGACCGCCTATGCCGAAATACAGGAGCAGACAGAATCCCTGTCCGGGCGAATCAACGGCACCTATGGCAGCTTCGACTGGCAGCCCGTGTCGCTAATTTCGCGCGCCATTCCGTTGGAGCAGTTGGTCGCCTATTACGCCGCCGCAGATGTTGCATCCATTACGCCCTTGGCAGACGGGTTGAATCTGGTCGCATCCGAATTTTGCGCCGCGCGCGATGACCGTCCGTTTGCGTCCCTGGTCCTGTCCGAATTTGCGGGTTGCGCCGTGCTACTGGAAGGGGCCGTGCCGGTGAATCCGTTTTCGGCGGGGTCAATGGATAGCGGGCTGGAACAGGCACTTGCAATGACCCGCGAAGAAGCAACAGCGCGCATGCAGGCCCTTAGGACCTCTGCAAAGGCATGGGATATAGGCGCCTGGACACAGCGCGAGATTGCACATTTCCAAAGCCTGCGGCTGGCCCGCAGTAAAGCGGCACCAGTGTTGAATGCACCAAGTGCCGCTTGA